Proteins encoded by one window of Gemmatimonadaceae bacterium:
- a CDS encoding SDR family oxidoreductase, with amino-acid sequence MDLGLGGKVALVAAASKGLGRAIAEELGGEGVNLILCARGEPALDATRDAIVKMSGVDALSVVADVSVPTDVTRVVDEGLRKFGRIDILVTNAGGPPGGVFESLSAEMWDAAVRLTLMSAVNLARGVLPGMKERKWGRIINVTSIAVKQPVNGLMLSNSVRSAVTGFARTLANEVAPQGITVNNILPGYTRTDRVEELATAIASREGSSVSEALGGWKAEIPMGRLGEPRELAALAAFLASERASYITGTSIAVDGGWIKGLL; translated from the coding sequence ATGGATCTTGGACTAGGCGGTAAGGTCGCTCTGGTTGCGGCGGCGAGCAAAGGCCTCGGTCGGGCGATTGCTGAAGAATTGGGGGGAGAAGGTGTAAACCTCATTCTTTGCGCACGTGGGGAACCGGCTCTTGATGCCACGCGTGACGCCATTGTCAAAATGTCGGGCGTAGATGCCCTTTCCGTAGTAGCGGACGTATCGGTTCCAACGGACGTGACGAGGGTTGTCGACGAGGGGCTGAGAAAGTTTGGCCGCATCGATATTCTCGTGACCAATGCCGGGGGGCCGCCGGGCGGCGTTTTTGAATCGCTCAGCGCAGAAATGTGGGACGCCGCAGTTCGGTTGACGCTGATGAGCGCCGTCAATCTTGCGCGGGGCGTATTGCCCGGCATGAAGGAGCGAAAATGGGGGCGGATCATTAATGTGACGTCGATTGCGGTCAAGCAGCCTGTCAACGGTCTGATGCTCTCGAACAGCGTTCGCTCGGCGGTGACGGGTTTTGCGCGTACCCTGGCAAACGAAGTTGCGCCCCAGGGAATTACCGTCAATAACATTCTGCCGGGTTACACCCGCACCGATCGTGTTGAGGAGCTGGCGACGGCAATCGCCTCGCGCGAAGGCTCGTCGGTCAGTGAAGCGCTCGGCGGCTGGAAAGCCGAGATTCCGATGGGCCGTCTTGGTGAGCCCCGTGAGCTGGCTGCTCTGGCCGCCTTCCTCGCCTCGGAGCGCGCAAGCTACATCACTGGGACGTCAATAGCGGTGGACGGGGGCTGGATAAAGGGTCTTCTATAG
- a CDS encoding metal-dependent hydrolase, producing MYAGHIGFALAAKGLRDSVPLWLLVFAAQLPDWADAGLCLAGFRTSTPGVYSHSWLAIAALASVVSVLYYVASRDVAALAILATVVLSHLVGDYVTGIKPTWPGGPMVGLGLYSCPVLDFVVETAIIIGGWLIYRRSFSAARRSTLAVRLMPVVLILFQLGAVIAFTLSPPLRKC from the coding sequence ATGTACGCGGGACATATCGGATTCGCGCTTGCGGCAAAAGGACTGCGGGATTCGGTACCGCTCTGGCTGCTGGTGTTCGCCGCTCAGCTGCCGGACTGGGCCGATGCGGGACTCTGCCTCGCCGGATTCCGGACGTCGACGCCGGGTGTGTATTCCCATTCCTGGCTGGCAATCGCAGCTCTCGCAAGTGTGGTTTCGGTGCTCTATTACGTGGCCTCGCGCGATGTAGCCGCCCTTGCCATCCTTGCCACCGTCGTCCTCTCGCACCTGGTCGGCGACTATGTGACCGGCATCAAGCCCACCTGGCCGGGCGGCCCGATGGTCGGACTCGGTCTTTACTCCTGTCCCGTCCTCGATTTCGTCGTCGAAACAGCGATTATCATCGGCGGATGGCTGATCTACCGTCGCAGCTTTTCCGCGGCCCGGCGTTCAACACTCGCGGTGAGACTCATGCCTGTGGTCCTCATATTGTTCCAGCTCGGCGCGGTGATTGCTTTCACGCTTTCGCCGCCACTGAGGAAGTGTTAG
- a CDS encoding acyl-ACP desaturase: MTVNTADAEMLSKIEVLADLEDVVAELMVAHEAKRVLWFPSEILDPPADEDPDRHLKDLQKRAEGISAPARVALALNLLTEEGLPHFHRILAVYLGDDSHWQTWTNLWTAEEDRHGVILHDYTRDARVFDRVVIEKMQFDYMRAGFAPDWDRDPYRVFVYTSLQERATQMSHANTGKLASEFEPMIGNVLANVAKEEARHFAFYRSVFKEVLDRDPNQALESAAKIMPAIDMPGVNMPHFRELADVVRRAGIYGPRDYLKIVEEQIKYWAIDKIGGLNDAGRKAQEKIMQIPARIERIAGVMEAKSKRKTFSFDVAFNREFVMD, translated from the coding sequence GTGACCGTGAACACTGCTGACGCTGAGATGCTCTCGAAAATCGAAGTTCTCGCCGACCTGGAGGATGTGGTCGCGGAGCTCATGGTTGCGCACGAGGCAAAGCGCGTGCTCTGGTTTCCGAGCGAGATTCTCGATCCGCCTGCCGACGAGGATCCGGATCGTCACCTGAAAGATCTGCAGAAGCGCGCAGAGGGAATCAGCGCTCCGGCCAGGGTCGCACTCGCACTGAACCTGCTCACCGAGGAGGGGCTCCCGCACTTTCACCGTATCCTCGCCGTTTACCTCGGCGACGACAGCCACTGGCAGACGTGGACCAACCTCTGGACCGCTGAGGAAGACCGGCATGGCGTGATTCTGCACGACTATACCAGGGACGCGCGTGTGTTCGACCGCGTGGTGATCGAGAAGATGCAGTTCGATTACATGCGTGCCGGATTTGCGCCGGACTGGGACCGCGACCCTTATCGAGTCTTCGTATATACGTCCCTGCAGGAGCGTGCAACTCAGATGTCACACGCAAATACCGGCAAGCTCGCATCGGAGTTCGAGCCGATGATCGGCAATGTCCTCGCCAACGTTGCAAAGGAAGAGGCACGTCACTTCGCGTTCTACAGATCGGTGTTCAAGGAAGTGCTCGACCGGGATCCGAATCAAGCGCTTGAATCAGCGGCGAAGATCATGCCCGCGATCGACATGCCGGGCGTGAACATGCCCCACTTTCGCGAGTTGGCGGATGTTGTCCGCCGGGCGGGTATCTATGGGCCTCGTGACTACCTGAAGATTGTCGAAGAGCAGATCAAGTACTGGGCAATCGACAAGATCGGCGGGCTCAATGACGCTGGGCGGAAGGCGCAGGAAAAGATCATGCAGATTCCGGCGCGCATCGAGCGGATCGCCGGCGTGATGGAAGCCAAGTCAAAGCGGAAGACGTTTTCGTTCGACGTGGCGTTCAACCGGGAGTTTGTGATGGACTAG
- a CDS encoding threonine synthase — protein sequence MRSLNLAPAMNNVTHLECAACSVQYPPAQLHNLCTACGKPLLVRYDLSRAARTLTASALSGRRPDMWRYREVMPVDKDESIISLGEGFTPLLHAERLGKSLGMPHLFIKDESLNPTGSFKARGMSAAVSMAKALGVKAVAAPSAGNAAGALAAYAARAGLPAYLFMPRDTPRANVVECAQLGAHVTLIDGLITDCGAEVARRKDAEGWFDVSTLKEPYRVEGKKTLGYELAEQMGWTLPDAIVYPTGGGTGLIGMWKAFDEMEQMALIGSARPRMVTVQAAGCAPIVRAFAKGGRFAEMFPDAATVASGLRVPKAIGDFMILDAIRASGGTALAVTDAELMAAVKEIGALEGVFAAPEGGACLPALKQLIAAGDVALDERVVLFNTGAGVKYIEAFQ from the coding sequence ATGCGTTCGCTTAACTTAGCCCCGGCGATGAACAACGTCACCCATCTGGAATGCGCAGCGTGCAGCGTTCAGTACCCACCCGCGCAGCTTCACAACCTCTGCACAGCGTGCGGTAAGCCACTGCTGGTGCGCTACGATCTCTCTCGTGCCGCTCGAACACTGACCGCCAGTGCACTTTCCGGGCGTCGCCCCGACATGTGGCGGTATCGGGAAGTAATGCCGGTCGACAAAGACGAAAGCATCATTTCCCTCGGCGAAGGTTTCACGCCGCTGCTTCACGCCGAACGCCTGGGAAAGTCGCTGGGAATGCCGCACCTCTTCATAAAGGACGAATCCCTGAATCCCACCGGGAGCTTCAAGGCCCGCGGGATGTCTGCCGCCGTGTCTATGGCAAAGGCACTTGGAGTTAAGGCGGTTGCCGCACCGTCGGCGGGCAATGCCGCCGGCGCGCTTGCCGCCTACGCAGCCAGGGCAGGCCTGCCGGCCTACCTCTTCATGCCACGCGACACGCCGCGTGCAAACGTCGTCGAATGCGCGCAGCTCGGCGCACATGTGACCCTGATCGACGGGCTGATCACCGATTGTGGTGCAGAAGTGGCACGGCGAAAGGACGCCGAGGGTTGGTTCGATGTCTCGACGCTGAAGGAGCCTTATCGCGTAGAGGGGAAGAAGACGCTGGGGTACGAACTGGCCGAGCAAATGGGATGGACGCTGCCCGATGCAATTGTGTACCCGACCGGGGGCGGAACCGGCCTCATCGGGATGTGGAAGGCGTTCGACGAGATGGAACAGATGGCGTTGATCGGCAGCGCGAGGCCGCGGATGGTCACCGTTCAGGCAGCGGGATGCGCGCCCATCGTACGGGCATTCGCAAAGGGGGGGCGGTTCGCGGAGATGTTTCCCGATGCCGCAACCGTTGCGTCAGGCCTGAGAGTTCCGAAAGCCATTGGGGACTTCATGATCCTCGATGCAATTCGTGCATCCGGCGGCACCGCGCTCGCCGTCACCGACGCTGAGCTAATGGCAGCCGTCAAGGAAATTGGCGCGCTTGAAGGAGTGTTCGCGGCGCCCGAAGGTGGTGCATGCCTCCCAGCGCTGAAACAACTGATTGCCGCCGGCGATGTAGCCCTGGATGAGCGTGTCGTTCTTTTCAATACGGGAGCCGGCGTCAAATACATCGAGGCGTTCCAGTAA
- a CDS encoding cupin domain-containing protein, whose protein sequence is MEKLNSGVTHYRWEAMPRERVTDLLDRRLITGDSMMLAHVYLKKGCIVPKHSHMNEQLTYILEGVLRFCLGEDQMEEVVVSAGEVLHIPSHVPHMAEALEDTLDVDIFSPPREDWLNKTDDYLRK, encoded by the coding sequence GTGGAGAAACTGAATTCAGGCGTTACGCACTACAGATGGGAGGCGATGCCGAGAGAGCGAGTCACCGATCTCCTGGACCGCCGTCTCATTACCGGCGACAGCATGATGCTGGCGCACGTCTATCTGAAGAAGGGGTGCATCGTTCCAAAGCACTCCCACATGAACGAGCAGCTCACATACATCCTCGAAGGGGTACTCCGGTTCTGCCTCGGCGAAGATCAGATGGAGGAGGTCGTCGTCAGTGCGGGTGAAGTACTCCACATCCCGTCGCACGTGCCGCATATGGCAGAGGCGCTTGAAGACACTCTGGATGTCGACATCTTCAGCCCGCCGAGGGAAGACTGGCTTAACAAGACAGACGACTACCTGCGGAAATAA
- a CDS encoding amidase, giving the protein MDTTREYDRRSFMTYFAGIGLGGTLLPGVLWAAVANGAEITNASIAAAEEMAGLKFDDAERTMMLEGLKQQHSRIETLHKAQIANSTSPALIFNPVPAGMRVPRDAKRPMVRARVSPRAVPGNLDELAFLPVTELSEMMRLRRITATQLTRMYIARIRKYDPALKCVVTLMEERAMAQARTADAEMSRGKYRGPLHGIPWGAKDLLAVRGHKTTWGAGPYRNQVIDDDATVVERLDGAGAILVAKLTLGELAQGDVWFGGTTKNPWKLDQGSSGSSAGPASATAAGLVGFAIGSETLGSISSPSTRCGTTGLRPTFGRVPKSGAMALSWSMDKLGPICRSVEDCALVFDAIHGPDGKDLSAIPASFNWDAALDPSRLRIGYVKSAFDLPILDPKDEKRTLHGSKKFDDAALGVLRSMRISLIPVELPDLPYDSMRIILTAEAAAAFDDLTRSNRDSELVQQGRNDWANTFRTARFIPAVDYINANRLRSTAIAAWHELMKKVDVIVTPTSAANLSQLVATNLTGHPAVILPHGFRDDGTPVSLTFLGGLFQEAKLMAVAHAYQSATGFHRLHPTTTMNAMPKPA; this is encoded by the coding sequence ATGGATACCACCCGCGAGTACGACCGGCGTTCCTTCATGACCTATTTCGCCGGTATCGGCCTTGGAGGCACGCTTCTCCCCGGGGTTTTGTGGGCGGCGGTCGCCAACGGAGCGGAAATCACCAACGCCTCGATTGCTGCCGCCGAGGAAATGGCGGGGCTCAAGTTTGATGACGCCGAGCGGACAATGATGCTCGAGGGACTCAAGCAGCAGCACTCACGCATCGAGACGCTGCACAAGGCTCAGATCGCGAATTCCACCTCCCCGGCACTCATATTCAATCCGGTTCCGGCGGGAATGCGGGTTCCGCGCGACGCGAAGCGGCCGATGGTGCGTGCACGCGTCTCACCCCGGGCTGTTCCCGGTAATCTCGATGAGCTTGCTTTTCTGCCGGTGACCGAGCTGTCGGAGATGATGCGGCTGCGCCGGATCACGGCAACCCAACTGACCCGTATGTATATCGCGCGGATCAGGAAATACGATCCGGCACTCAAGTGCGTCGTGACGCTGATGGAGGAGCGAGCGATGGCGCAGGCGCGAACTGCAGACGCTGAGATGTCGCGCGGAAAATACCGCGGGCCGTTACATGGGATCCCATGGGGTGCAAAGGATCTCCTTGCTGTGCGCGGGCACAAGACGACATGGGGCGCTGGCCCTTACAGGAACCAGGTTATCGATGACGACGCGACGGTCGTCGAGCGCCTCGATGGCGCAGGGGCAATTCTCGTCGCCAAGCTGACCCTTGGGGAATTGGCGCAGGGCGATGTGTGGTTTGGCGGGACGACGAAAAATCCATGGAAGCTCGATCAGGGCTCGAGTGGCTCGTCGGCGGGCCCCGCGTCGGCCACTGCTGCCGGACTGGTGGGATTCGCCATAGGAAGCGAAACGCTTGGCTCGATTTCCTCGCCGTCGACGCGTTGCGGCACTACCGGGCTGCGCCCGACGTTTGGCCGCGTTCCGAAGTCCGGAGCGATGGCACTCTCCTGGAGTATGGACAAACTCGGGCCGATCTGCAGGAGCGTGGAGGACTGTGCGCTGGTGTTTGATGCCATCCACGGTCCCGACGGCAAGGATCTGAGCGCTATTCCGGCGTCGTTCAACTGGGATGCCGCGCTCGATCCGTCGCGTCTGCGGATTGGGTACGTCAAAAGTGCGTTCGATCTTCCCATACTCGACCCGAAGGATGAAAAACGTACGCTTCATGGCAGCAAAAAGTTCGACGACGCTGCGCTCGGAGTGCTGCGGTCAATGCGCATATCGCTGATTCCCGTCGAGCTGCCGGACCTTCCCTATGATTCAATGCGCATCATCCTCACGGCGGAGGCAGCCGCGGCGTTCGATGATCTCACGCGCTCGAACCGGGACAGTGAGCTCGTCCAGCAAGGTCGAAACGACTGGGCAAACACATTTCGGACAGCGCGGTTCATACCAGCCGTTGACTACATAAACGCGAACCGGCTCCGCAGCACCGCTATCGCCGCGTGGCATGAGCTGATGAAAAAAGTGGATGTCATCGTGACCCCCACCAGTGCGGCCAATCTGTCACAGCTCGTGGCGACCAATCTCACTGGCCATCCGGCGGTAATTCTTCCGCATGGGTTCCGGGACGACGGAACGCCGGTATCACTGACATTTCTGGGCGGCCTGTTTCAGGAAGCGAAGCTCATGGCAGTGGCGCATGCCTACCAGTCGGCAACAGGTTTTCATCGACTGCATCCGACGACGACAATGAATGCGATGCCCAAGCCGGCGTGA
- a CDS encoding LysM peptidoglycan-binding domain-containing protein yields the protein MGIFDNKPGGIFGDNPDGGILNRKKKDDDADFSDVGSDTSSTAGGGERTADFSDVSSGSSSETPEYGMGGGGQSYTVKSGDSLSEIAKHFYGDGSKWNRIFEANRDKIDNPDLIHPGQQFTIPDA from the coding sequence ATGGGAATCTTCGATAACAAGCCAGGCGGGATATTCGGTGACAATCCCGACGGCGGCATTCTCAATCGGAAGAAAAAGGACGATGACGCTGATTTTTCCGACGTCGGATCGGACACGAGTTCGACGGCAGGGGGCGGGGAACGCACGGCAGACTTCTCTGACGTCTCGAGTGGCAGCTCTTCCGAAACGCCCGAGTATGGCATGGGTGGGGGGGGTCAGTCCTACACCGTCAAGAGTGGAGACTCGCTAAGCGAGATCGCTAAGCATTTCTACGGCGACGGCAGCAAGTGGAATCGCATTTTTGAAGCAAACCGTGACAAGATCGACAACCCCGATCTCATCCACCCGGGCCAGCAGTTCACGATTCCGGACGCCTGA
- a CDS encoding GNAT family protein, which translates to MIVQPVALDGDRIRLEPLSLAHLDALSEAGAHDDLWRLTRTRAETREGMAEYIESALREQRQGTALPFVTIDKPSGRVAGSTRFGNIDAANRRAEIGWTWITPALQRTYVNSEAKYFMLRHAFEVWDCVRVELKTDVLNTQSRAAILRIGATEEGILRKHMLAQEGRFRDSVYYSILDTEWPAVRDLLRSFLTPT; encoded by the coding sequence GTGATTGTCCAGCCAGTCGCGCTCGACGGTGATCGAATCCGGCTCGAGCCGTTGTCGCTGGCCCATCTCGACGCCCTGAGCGAAGCCGGCGCTCATGATGACCTCTGGAGGCTGACACGCACCCGAGCGGAAACCCGGGAGGGAATGGCCGAGTACATCGAGTCGGCGCTGCGTGAGCAGCGCCAGGGTACGGCACTTCCGTTCGTTACCATCGACAAGCCGTCTGGAAGAGTCGCAGGCAGCACGCGCTTCGGCAACATCGACGCGGCGAACCGCCGGGCCGAGATCGGATGGACGTGGATCACCCCGGCGTTGCAGCGCACGTATGTCAATTCCGAAGCGAAGTACTTCATGCTTCGGCATGCCTTCGAAGTATGGGATTGCGTGCGTGTGGAGCTCAAGACCGATGTTCTCAACACCCAGTCCCGCGCGGCGATACTCCGGATTGGCGCGACTGAAGAGGGCATTCTTCGTAAACATATGCTTGCTCAGGAGGGCCGGTTCAGGGACAGCGTCTACTACAGCATCCTTGATACGGAGTGGCCGGCAGTGCGCGACTTGCTACGATCATTCCTCACTCCCACATGA
- a CDS encoding cysteine hydrolase — translation MRDLGQDADRGAADGATYLAKGETGATFPPDRTALLVIDPVNDFLSEGGAAWDLTKNTVRLHDVVENLERAIQGARRNGIPVLFGPMAYTEEDYADHSLHRRTGINRIQFERKMFLAGSWGADFHPRLQPGPEDVILLPHKGTDVFRTDLPDHLRRLGITHLVIAGMTANLCVESTGRHAAEDGYDVTFLSDAIGSESVPSYEAAVLVNFPLIGNAVMHVDEFLQAVGPPSGRALADVGDTVRGSDHLEIGEVKDVVDATEGNEAYMLVPRGIIFETDTYIPLDAVTKRAGNVVFINVPRLVVGKMPWDRPPATAERRQMHGPPASAVEKNRSNPPTSSG, via the coding sequence ATGAGGGATCTCGGACAGGACGCCGACCGCGGAGCCGCGGATGGCGCAACATATCTGGCCAAGGGAGAGACGGGAGCCACGTTCCCGCCGGATCGAACGGCGCTCCTCGTAATCGATCCCGTGAACGACTTCCTATCCGAAGGCGGAGCCGCCTGGGACCTGACGAAGAACACGGTCCGGCTGCACGATGTGGTGGAGAACCTCGAGCGTGCGATTCAAGGCGCGCGGCGAAACGGCATTCCGGTCCTGTTCGGGCCGATGGCCTACACCGAGGAAGACTACGCGGACCACTCGCTCCACCGCCGAACGGGCATCAACCGGATACAATTCGAGAGGAAGATGTTCCTGGCCGGGAGCTGGGGGGCAGATTTCCACCCTCGCCTTCAGCCGGGGCCGGAAGACGTCATCCTCCTGCCGCACAAGGGCACCGATGTCTTCCGCACTGATCTGCCTGACCACTTGCGCCGCCTCGGCATCACGCATCTGGTGATCGCCGGGATGACGGCCAACCTCTGCGTTGAGAGCACTGGCCGCCACGCGGCGGAGGATGGTTACGACGTGACGTTTCTCTCGGACGCAATTGGGTCAGAGAGCGTACCATCGTACGAGGCGGCGGTGCTCGTGAACTTCCCGTTGATCGGGAACGCTGTTATGCACGTGGACGAATTTCTGCAGGCGGTGGGACCCCCCTCCGGGCGAGCTCTCGCAGATGTCGGCGACACTGTGCGCGGCTCTGATCACCTCGAGATTGGCGAGGTGAAGGATGTTGTCGATGCGACGGAGGGCAACGAAGCGTACATGCTCGTGCCGCGCGGAATAATCTTTGAAACTGATACTTACATACCACTCGATGCGGTAACGAAACGCGCCGGCAACGTCGTGTTCATCAACGTCCCCCGCCTCGTCGTGGGGAAGATGCCCTGGGACCGGCCACCGGCGACGGCGGAGCGCCGACAGATGCACGGGCCTCCCGCGAGTGCAGTTGAGAAGAACCGATCGAATCCTCCGACAAGCAGCGGCTAG
- a CDS encoding DinB family protein yields the protein MRKRLCEVLAVMDTNRNALMATVDGASDAFASVRPSSDAWSVAENVTHLAMVEREIARLMASSVRWARDNGVAAEISDDSVLGCLDAFSIANPTRAMKAPAVVDVSGEADLKEAVKSLENSRLALRQALAEGDGLDLASVTRPHPLLGDLTLYQWALLVAQHEERHRKQIERTLRDVIERAAECAPVP from the coding sequence ATGCGAAAGCGGCTTTGTGAAGTGCTGGCTGTCATGGATACGAATAGAAACGCGCTGATGGCGACAGTCGACGGCGCGAGCGATGCCTTCGCATCCGTTCGTCCGAGCAGCGACGCATGGTCCGTAGCTGAAAATGTCACGCACCTGGCGATGGTGGAAAGAGAGATTGCGCGCCTGATGGCCAGCTCGGTGCGCTGGGCCCGCGACAACGGCGTTGCCGCGGAAATTTCGGATGATTCTGTGCTTGGCTGCCTGGATGCGTTCTCGATCGCCAACCCGACCCGCGCGATGAAGGCCCCTGCAGTGGTTGACGTGAGCGGGGAGGCAGACCTGAAGGAAGCGGTCAAATCGCTCGAGAACTCGCGCCTGGCGCTGCGCCAGGCACTCGCCGAAGGTGATGGACTCGACCTTGCTTCTGTCACGCGACCTCACCCCCTCCTCGGCGATCTGACACTTTACCAGTGGGCGCTGTTGGTCGCCCAGCATGAGGAGCGACACCGCAAGCAGATCGAGCGGACCCTGCGCGACGTGATAGAGCGGGCCGCAGAGTGTGCGCCTGTCCCCTGA
- a CDS encoding HD domain-containing protein has protein sequence MTEATLPTRDEALALMQEYTTSDSLRKHMLSVEAAMRAYAGKFGEDADTWGLAGLMHDFDYERFPNNSHSPTEEHPAEGARVLRSHGYPEEIVQAILGHATYSGVARETQMAKTLFAVDELTGLVTATALVRPSKSVLEVEAKSVRKKMKDKAFARGVNRDDVVNGAADLRVDLDEHIAFVIAAMQGVAPSLGLAGA, from the coding sequence TTGACTGAAGCGACGCTCCCCACGCGCGATGAGGCACTCGCGCTCATGCAGGAGTACACGACCAGCGATTCGCTGAGGAAGCACATGCTTTCGGTGGAGGCCGCGATGAGGGCGTACGCTGGGAAGTTCGGCGAGGACGCCGACACGTGGGGCCTCGCTGGACTGATGCACGACTTCGATTACGAGAGATTTCCAAACAACTCGCACTCGCCCACGGAGGAGCATCCCGCCGAAGGTGCGCGCGTACTCCGCTCGCACGGCTATCCGGAAGAGATCGTGCAGGCGATACTCGGCCACGCGACGTACTCCGGCGTGGCGCGCGAGACGCAAATGGCGAAGACATTGTTTGCAGTGGACGAGCTTACCGGATTGGTCACGGCAACAGCCCTTGTGCGTCCCTCGAAGAGCGTTCTCGAGGTCGAAGCAAAGTCCGTTCGGAAAAAAATGAAAGACAAAGCTTTCGCGCGCGGGGTGAATCGCGACGACGTCGTCAATGGAGCAGCGGATCTGCGCGTCGACCTCGACGAGCACATCGCGTTCGTCATCGCAGCGATGCAGGGGGTCGCCCCGTCGCTGGGACTGGCCGGGGCGTAA
- a CDS encoding S8 family peptidase, producing the protein MNKKFAFAVATFGALAACSDAPAPTGPALNAPDAPSLSAGEGSDFVPGEVIVKFREGTSAEGRAAALGRANGQAGERILTAMMRRSGDSEGLTIVHTSAAVPAAIAALRGSEDVEYAEPNYIYQHNATSNDSYYTNGSLWGMYGDATAPANQWGSQAGEAWAAGKTNCSAVYVGIIDEGYMYNHVDLAANAGTNPGEIAGNGADDDGNGYVDDVYGWDFDGSNSSIFDGSGDDHGTHVAGTIGGVGGNGSGVAGVCWSVKLMNAKFLGRNGGTTANAVKAVDYFTDLKTRHGLNLVATSNSWGGGGFSQALGDAIGRANAAGILFIAAPGNSTYNCETTACYPASYSNANVISVASITNTGAISSFSNFGVTTIDIGAPGSGIWSTVPVSSKGKVVSGYSSYSGTSMATPRVSGAAALYAAYHPGSSAATIKAAILNSAVPTASLAGKTVTGGRLNVSGF; encoded by the coding sequence ATGAACAAAAAGTTTGCCTTCGCTGTTGCCACCTTTGGTGCGCTCGCAGCGTGCAGTGACGCGCCAGCACCCACCGGTCCGGCATTGAATGCCCCCGATGCGCCGAGCCTCTCCGCTGGAGAGGGATCCGATTTTGTACCGGGCGAGGTGATTGTCAAGTTCCGCGAGGGTACCTCTGCCGAGGGCCGTGCGGCGGCGCTGGGACGGGCAAATGGGCAGGCTGGCGAGCGGATTCTTACTGCCATGATGCGGCGTTCTGGCGACAGCGAGGGATTGACGATCGTGCACACATCGGCGGCAGTTCCAGCCGCGATCGCCGCACTGCGCGGCTCGGAAGATGTTGAATACGCCGAGCCAAACTACATCTACCAGCATAACGCGACCTCGAATGACAGCTATTACACCAACGGGTCGCTCTGGGGGATGTACGGCGATGCCACGGCGCCCGCGAATCAGTGGGGAAGTCAGGCTGGCGAGGCATGGGCGGCCGGAAAGACCAACTGTAGTGCTGTCTACGTGGGAATCATCGACGAAGGCTATATGTACAATCACGTAGACCTTGCGGCCAACGCGGGGACAAATCCTGGCGAGATCGCGGGCAATGGCGCGGATGACGACGGAAACGGCTACGTGGATGACGTGTACGGCTGGGACTTTGACGGTAGCAACAGCTCCATATTCGATGGTTCAGGCGACGATCATGGCACGCACGTCGCAGGCACGATCGGCGGTGTGGGTGGCAACGGTTCAGGCGTTGCCGGCGTTTGCTGGAGCGTCAAGCTCATGAATGCAAAATTCCTCGGCCGCAACGGCGGGACCACCGCGAACGCCGTCAAGGCGGTTGACTACTTCACAGATCTTAAGACGCGTCACGGTCTCAATCTCGTGGCCACCAGCAATTCCTGGGGCGGCGGCGGGTTCTCTCAGGCACTGGGGGATGCGATCGGTCGCGCCAATGCTGCAGGTATCCTGTTCATTGCGGCTCCCGGTAACAGCACATACAATTGCGAGACGACCGCGTGCTATCCCGCTTCGTACTCAAACGCGAACGTGATCTCCGTGGCCTCGATCACAAATACCGGAGCAATCAGCTCGTTCTCGAATTTCGGCGTGACGACGATCGATATCGGCGCCCCGGGAAGCGGCATCTGGTCTACTGTTCCCGTAAGCTCCAAAGGCAAGGTTGTTTCCGGCTATTCGAGCTATAGCGGAACTTCGATGGCAACTCCGCGTGTCAGTGGGGCCGCGGCGCTGTATGCCGCATACCATCCAGGGTCATCGGCTGCGACGATCAAGGCTGCGATCCTCAACAGCGCCGTGCCAACCGCGTCACTCGCGGGCAAGACTGTGACTGGTGGTCGCCTCAACGTCAGCGGGTTCTGA